The proteins below are encoded in one region of Silene latifolia isolate original U9 population chromosome 2, ASM4854445v1, whole genome shotgun sequence:
- the LOC141643063 gene encoding 17.4 kDa class I heat shock protein-like gives MSLIPSIFGNRRSNIFDPLSMDIWDPFQGFPFSDNTNTNNNSSLSFPAARDTSAFVNAKIDWRETPEAHVFKADLPGLKKEEVKVEVEDGKVLQISGERSRENEEKNDTWHRVERSSGKFMRRFRLPEYAKMEEVKAKMEDGVLTVTVPKVEEKKPEVKSIDISG, from the coding sequence ATGTCGCTGATTCCAAGCATCTTCGGAAACCGTCGAAGCAACATTTTCGATCCACTCTCCATGGACATTTGGGACCCCTTTCAAGGTTTCCCCTTCTCtgacaacaccaacaccaacaacaactccTCCCTATCTTTCCCTGCAGCGCGCGACACTTCTGCGTTCGTGAACGCGAAGATAGACTGGAGGGAGACACCAGAGGCTCACGTGTTCAAGGCTGATTTGCCAGGTCTTAAGAAAGAGGAGGTGAAAGTCGAGGTGGAGGACGGAAAGGTGTTGCAGATAAGCGGGGAGAGAAGCAGGGAGAACGAGGAGAAGAATGACACCTGGCACCGTGTTGAGCGCAGTTCAGGCAAGTTTATGAGGAGGTTTAGGCTGCCTGAATATGCAAAGATGGAAGAGGTGAAGGCCAAGATGGAGGACGGTGTGTTGACAGTTACTGTTCCTAAGGTTGAAGAGAAGAAACCCGAGGTTAAGTCTATTGACATTTCTGGCTGA